The Stigmatopora nigra isolate UIUO_SnigA chromosome 23, RoL_Snig_1.1, whole genome shotgun sequence genome includes the window ACCCGTTTCGTCCACACAGCCACCAGCTGGTATTGTTGAACTGGATGGAGAAAAATTTACATTGCAATGGTAAGTCATTGTAACTGAGCATTCTTACTAAATAAAATGGCTACACATAATACCATGTAAATATGACttggtttgtttttcttaaacagGCTAAATGCACATTTTGAGACAAACGCCGAGGGTTCCGTGTCCCGGTCGGACATGTACTCTGAGTACTTGTCCACGTGCAGCAAAATGGGACGAAGTAACATTTTGAACTCGACCGGCTTCCTCAAATGTCTACGGTCAGTCAGTTGGTATTTTTATAAGCAGTAAACCTAAAtgttccagtttttgtttttagaaataGTGAAGGTTTATCGTCAAGCTAATCGAggtcaaatcaatgtttttacagcccctccatctttttaaaattacattttaatatttcttaacacattcctttttactttatactttttactttaatgatgagtttgttaatactttagtcctttttttctgtttatgtttcatatgtacaattagcggatgcacttttttatatgtatcatatcttgtgctgacccggcccatctgtcaaattttttaagtcaatgtggcccccgggccgaaaagtttgcccacccctgctctataagCTATAAAATGATAGAGATGCTTTTTTCCTGCTTATGTTCTCAACTGACTTTGCCCATTTGCAGAACTGTGTTTCCCAATCACACCATGCGGCGGCAGGAGGAGACCAAAGCCAACGGCCCAGTTCACATCCTCCTGGTGGGGATAAGGCGGCGGTCAATCCCGTTGCCCGTCCAGCTGTACTACCAGCAGCctcaagaacaacaacaacaacaacaacaggtgcCTGGTGCGGCACCCTCCCCTACAGTTCGACCAGAACCCCCTGCGGACCCCCCGGCTCCACCAGCAGGtagaaaacaaaaccaaatacCATTTTGAAAGATCCTACAAATGAAAAAAGCAACCTTCGAGGTATAACGTTGTCCTGTCTTAATAGTTATACACTCCCATTTTTGTGATCCAGGGACTACACCAGGGAATCCACCACAGGTAGTCCGGCCAACTTGCCAAAACGTCGTTGGCGTTCATCCATCTGGGGCCGTCAATGTGAAGGAGCCCGTTTCCCAGCATTCGGGGAGCCCACACGTACCTCAGCAGTTAGCACCAGATCCCCATGTGCTTGTACACCAAGTCCGGTCTGGTCCAGTTGTCCAGATCCCGACTTCGACGGCAACCTCGCAGAACCACAGCCCCCAAATTCCCGTCGCCGTTGCGCCGGCTCTGGTTCAGCAGCACTCCGCTCTGCTCTCCACCGCAACCCCAGTCACGCTATTTCAGCAGGTACCCCAAGGCCATATACTCACAGCCAGGGTGCAAGGTGTCTGCCCCCCAATCTCCCAGCACCAAACGCCAGCTCTGTCCATACCGCAGGGAGCCTCCTCTCCCCAAGTGGAGCTTCATTGCGGCGTGGCAGGATCCCTACCCAGCTCTTCCATCCAAGCGGCATCCAATAATCCCATGGCGGCTACTTCCACGGCGTCACCACGCGTGACATTTCAAAGTATCGCCCCTAAACCGGCGTTAAACCAGCCCTCCGCAGGGCCAGCAGCCGCAATAGCCAACCAGCAGTCTCAAACGCAGGCCCAGAGTCTGGTAATAGTGGGAGCCAGTCCTCAACAAAATCAAGCCTCCTACACCCCAGCCATACACCAAATTGTTCTTGCCAACCCTTCGGCCATTCCCGGTGCTCAGTCTATCCAAATAGCCGGGCAGCCCGGAGCCCCTTCCAGCCCGTGCCCGGCGACCGTGTCTCACCCAAATTCCCCAGCGCAACCTAGCCAAACTGTGAGCCACACACTGTCCATCAAGCGACACCAACAAATGATTTCGCAAGCTCCTCCCTCTCAGCCTACCTCTTCCGAGTCCAGTTTAATCAAACAGCTTCTGCTTCCAAAGCGAGGGCCTTCCACGCCAGGCGGAAAGCTCATTCTTCCCGCGCCACAGGTGCCCCCTCCCAACAGTACCGCTTCGCAGGTCATCTACCAGACCACCTACAACACCCAGGTTCCCCCTCAACAACCACAACAGCTCAACGTTCAGCTGGTTCCCAGTCAGGTGCAGCTCTTACCCGGCCAGCTCATTTCCACCAGTAGCCCGGCCACAATCATCCAGGCCCCCATGGCGACCGGACAAGTCACATTTACTGTGGTCCCCAACACTGGCTTTACCACCTCGCCCGCTGCCGTGACCGCCGTGGCCCCCAGCGTCCCCTCGCCTCCGTTATCGACGGGAACCCCACCGCAACAAGCTCCCGGAGCTCCAGTGGCTCCCCCAGCTACCCCACCGTCGCCGACTCCGCTCAGAGGGGACAAGATCATTTgtcaaaaggaggaggaggccaaAGACGCCACCGGGTTGCACATCCATGAGCGCAAAATCGAGGTTATGGAAAACTCCTCCATGGCAGACGGAGACTCCTCCAACGGCAAGACCAGTAACGGCGACGTCGCGGTGGGTGCCAAGCTGCTAAACGGTCGGAAGTGCGTGGAGTCCAACCTACCTCCATACCACTCAGGGAACAGTCAGGCGACATTAAACGGTCCAGCCGCGGAGAGTCCGCCCGCTAATGGAAGGGAGCCCCTCTCCCCCGGACTGGACGTTGCCCCCAAGGGGAGCCCCGACCCTAAAAAGACACTGGTCAACGGCGTGTGCGACGTTGACCGGGGCGACAGCGGCATCGTTAGCAAAAACATTCCAAATCACATTGCTTCCAAACAGTACTTGGGGAACGGCGAAGTGGACCCCACAGAGAAGAGTCACGGCTCCAACCCCACTGCTCCCAGTCCTCCACTCCAGCAGGACACTGCCAAACCCCAACAGGCAGAGCGCCTGGCCAACGGACCTCAGGCGCTCGCCCCCCGGCCGCCCTCGGAATTAGCAAACGGACCTTTGGGGCCCGGCCATTCCGCACCCGTACTAAGGCAGCAACTGCTCCCCGGTTCCACCCTACCCCCGACTGTCCCCGTGGCCTCCCAGAGCGCAAACGGAGTAGCCTCGGAAGCCCGAGGCATCAAAAGGCCCGCCGAGAGCGAGGATCCTCGGTCCTCGGGTATCCCTAACAAAGTCGGCGTGCGAATAATCACCATCAGCGACCCCAACAACGCGGGTAACAGTTCTACCATGGTGGCCGTCCCTGCTGGAGCAGACCCGAGCACAGTAGCCAAAGTAGCAATAGAGAATGCCAGTCAGCAGAGGAACTGCTCACCCACGCAGACAGCCACTGGTTCAACGGTGAGTCACTTAACAGAGGAAATGTCGTGGTTCTCTGTCAGGTCTCTTTAATATCTTTAAGTGTTCCCCTGAGAAAAACTGCACTCACTCTAAATTTTCAATCAAACAACTGCACTAGACTAGTACTTGCTATGATATGGAGGTTAAGAAGGTGATGCCAGTTAAGACCATGTGGCTCTCACTGATACCAACCTCCTAAAGCAAAGCGGCTGTAAGAACAACTTCAGCCTCGAGAGAGAGCTTAGGTTACATTTCAGCGTACAAAGCACTTGCATATATTCATAATGACGGTGGCTATTTGATTGAAATGACAAGTTTCAAATTCCAGGCTTACTTGAGGTCCCTTTTTTGAATTTTCCTGCATATTTTGCCAATGTGTTTTAATTACCACATTCTATTCCCTGACACCATCTTGGATGTGTCTCCTCCACAGCCCACCATAACCCCGTCCTCATCCCCCGCCACCCAGCCGGCTCCAGCTGACGGCAACGACCCTCAACTCCCGTCAACGCAGCAAGCCCACACGGCGCCACCCGAGCAGAATAGGAAAGCGGGGCATAACTATAAATGTCTATGGCAGTCCTGTAAACGGTAAGCCTAGTTATAAACATGATCAACtaaaacaggggtagggaaaatatggctcgcgagccacatgtggctctttggatgggtgtatatggctctccacctttttaaatcataattgttCTTCATTTGGCTCTTCTGCttgcattttctcattgatactgataatgtt containing:
- the arid2 gene encoding AT-rich interactive domain-containing protein 2; protein product: MANSTGKNHPDQRRKGQAFLDELRQFHQSRGSPFKKIPIVGGKELDLNALYFRVVSLGGFAKVSDKNQWNELGEEFNFPRSCSNAAFALKQYYLRYLEKYERVHHFGEDDDEAQPGNAKTFLPVGAIPTSYNYQQHVVSDYLRQSYGLSTEFMPPCDYNKLVLSLLSGLPNEVDFAVNVCTLLSNESKHAMQLDKDPKLVTLLLAHTGVFDDSLGSFSGVFGTDWKTKTSRDFIRFWKEVVQDAEVRELIWDKSSTAQDGTTVAERWHSLFHPPRNLGISDSEAQRVLQVAVILRNLSFEEANVKLLAANRTCLRFLLLCAHCNLISLRQLGLDTLGNVATELQLDPVDFRMTHLIFHTITKCLMSRDRFLKMRAMEILGNLSKVDDNGVLICEYVDQDSYREVMMLLTLPDLMLLMASLEALYLLAQLGEIPCSKIASVDRSIDLLVRLVSVDLHTFGPDALTAVRLIEHQANAEQTTEVRPQLVEQVTATSQGTPANATRTPVSSTQPPAGIVELDGEKFTLQWLNAHFETNAEGSVSRSDMYSEYLSTCSKMGRSNILNSTGFLKCLRTVFPNHTMRRQEETKANGPVHILLVGIRRRSIPLPVQLYYQQPQEQQQQQQQVPGAAPSPTVRPEPPADPPAPPAGTTPGNPPQVVRPTCQNVVGVHPSGAVNVKEPVSQHSGSPHVPQQLAPDPHVLVHQVRSGPVVQIPTSTATSQNHSPQIPVAVAPALVQQHSALLSTATPVTLFQQVPQGHILTARVQGVCPPISQHQTPALSIPQGASSPQVELHCGVAGSLPSSSIQAASNNPMAATSTASPRVTFQSIAPKPALNQPSAGPAAAIANQQSQTQAQSLVIVGASPQQNQASYTPAIHQIVLANPSAIPGAQSIQIAGQPGAPSSPCPATVSHPNSPAQPSQTVSHTLSIKRHQQMISQAPPSQPTSSESSLIKQLLLPKRGPSTPGGKLILPAPQVPPPNSTASQVIYQTTYNTQVPPQQPQQLNVQLVPSQVQLLPGQLISTSSPATIIQAPMATGQVTFTVVPNTGFTTSPAAVTAVAPSVPSPPLSTGTPPQQAPGAPVAPPATPPSPTPLRGDKIICQKEEEAKDATGLHIHERKIEVMENSSMADGDSSNGKTSNGDVAVGAKLLNGRKCVESNLPPYHSGNSQATLNGPAAESPPANGREPLSPGLDVAPKGSPDPKKTLVNGVCDVDRGDSGIVSKNIPNHIASKQYLGNGEVDPTEKSHGSNPTAPSPPLQQDTAKPQQAERLANGPQALAPRPPSELANGPLGPGHSAPVLRQQLLPGSTLPPTVPVASQSANGVASEARGIKRPAESEDPRSSGIPNKVGVRIITISDPNNAGNSSTMVAVPAGADPSTVAKVAIENASQQRNCSPTQTATGSTPTITPSSSPATQPAPADGNDPQLPSTQQAHTAPPEQNRKAGHNYKCLWQSCKRWFETPSQVFYHAATQHGGKDVYTGQCQWEGCDPFPRQRLSFITHLQDKHCSREALLAGLKLEEQQGQSPSSTPSQTPPAAGSTPAARAPKAIVNHPSAALMALRRGSRNLVFRDFTDEKEGPVTKHIRLTAALTLKNIAKHSDCGRMLVKKHEPHLSVLALSNMEVSTTLAKCLYELTRSLQA